CCGCCAGGCGCCTGGCAATTCCCAGGATCGCCGAGATGTTTTCGCCATCATGCTGCGCGACGGAGTCGATGTGGCCGAAGCCAAGCGGCGAGCCGGGATCAAAGAATGGGATGAAGCGGCCTTACGGGACGCCGTGCAACAAGCCATTGCTGCCAATCCCAAGGCTGTCAGCGACTTCAAAAAGGGGAAAGAAGCGGCCAAGATGGCTATCGTCGGTGCCGTCATGAAGGCGAATAAAGGGGCGCCCAATGATCTGGTTCGACGTCTTGTGGATGAAGCCTTGATGCAGAGTTGAAGGCTTTTACCGCCGCTGTTCCCAAAAGTAACTGCCAATATGCCCAGTCTTCCCTGATGAACGTGATCTGCACATCCCGTAGACCCTGCGAAAGAGTCCGTCCTCGCACGGAAACGATGTTCTTCCCTGGAATTGAATTACTGAGGAGGACGCGGCAAAGGATCGTCCTTGGGCTTGGGGAAATCGGTATGTCGGGAAGCACGCTCCTCGCGCTGTTCCTCGTAAAGTTTAATGGCTGCCTGGGCTTTCTCGGCATCCTTCCGTTGGACCCATAGTTCGACCACATCCGGAATTGCCGAACCAAAACTGGCCAACAATTCTTCGCCGACAACCCGTGCTGGAATGCCTGCCTCCTGCAGAATCTGCTGGTAAATCTCCGCCGTGACGTAAGGGCCGGAGTAAACCCGAACAATATCCTCCGGATGCTCTTCTACCGGCATGAGCTACACTCCTGGAATTCCAAAAAGGGTCTTGTTCCAGTATCCGTTGCAGGAGGTCGCCTGAGAGCCGCCAAAACGCCTCCTGCTCTACCCCTGGGCGTTCCATATTTTCAAGGCAACAATCGCTCCCTCAGTCCACCTTTACTGACTACTTTATCACTTCCGGTTTAGGCTAGCAGCACGATTTCCCGCGGCAACTGACCTTTTCCTGAGCATTACGCACCGTTTACTTAGGATGGGGATGATTGCGGCGGATTTTCTATAACAACGCCCCACAACTGCGAATAACTCATCAGAGGAGTAGAATACTTATCATATAGGTGGCGGAACGGATTCAAGCTGATAGAATTTTGCAGCCGATCGGTTGATCATTCAGCTTACAGAGGCGGAAGTAAGTCGCTCACGGATTTAGGAGGTGAGGGGAGTCCAGGAAAAGGGGCAGGAGTTCCCATGGATGCGATGACGGTCTGGCAGGAACTGGAACAACGTGTGAGCCGGCTAGAAGAAGCTCTGGCCCGACAAACGGTGGTGGTCGAGGAAGAAGCTGTGGTGCAAAAGGTGTTGAGTCGTCTCAAGGCTTTGGCCGCGGAACGCCGCCATCAACCCCGCAGCGCCGAAGATGGTCTAATCCTGACTCCCCCGCCGCCTTCCTCTGTGGTTCCCCTTCCCCCGGAGCCTCCGCCGGAGGGAACGATCTTGCCAATGCAAACTTCTCAATCCCAAGCTGAGGCAGGGAACATCCCCCCTGATACCACCGCTTCCTCCCATCGCCTCTGGAGTTGGCTGCAATCTCTGGCGGATCTTCGTCTAGTATTGGCCATGTACTTTGATCCCCACTACCGCATGAGCCGCCTGACGCAATTGGGGCTGTTGGCCCTCGTGGGACTTATCGTATTTGACTACTTCTTCTTCGCTGTTTGGTTTACCGTGCCTTTTGTCAGTCCCATCCTGGAACGCCTGTTAATCGTCATCGCCACTCTGATTGCCTACAAACTCATCAAACTGGAACTGATCCGTTACCGCCGCGTGCGGGACTATATGAGCCGCTGGTACAATCGCCCCTTGTAGGTTCCATGCCGCATGATACGGGGAACGAACACGGAGTCGTTAGGAACAAGCACACGTGGGACGAGAGGTGATGCACACGACCAGTAATGTACGATTGGGTGTCAACATTGATCACGTGGCCACGGTGCGTCAAGCCCGGCGGGCAAAGGAACCCGACCCGGTAGCGGCTGCCATTCTGGCCACCTTAGGGGGCGCGGATGGCATTACAGTTCACCTCCGTGAGGACCGCCGTCATATTCAGGACCGCGATCTCTTTGTGCTGCGAGAGATCGTGACCACACGCCTGAATCTGGAAATGTCCGTAGCCGATGAGATCGTAGCGATTGCCTTGAAAGTCCGCCCAGATGAAGCCACCTTGGTCCCGGAACGTCGGCAAGAATTGACGACTGAGGGCGGTCTGGATGTGATCGCTCATGAATCAGCGGTTCGTGCTGTAGTGGATCGTCTCAAGGAAACGGGTATCTCGGTCTCGCTCTTTATTGATCCGGAACCCGCGCAGATCGAGGCAGCCTGCCGGGTGGGAGCCGAGGCCGTCGAGTTGCAAACTGCCAGCTATTCGGAAGCGAGGACTGCCAATGCTCAAATCGCCGAGCTGGAGAAGCTGCGCCAGGCAGCGCATCGCGCGGCGGAACAAGGACTGCACGTCCACATGGGTCATGGCCTCAACTATAGCAACGTCATCCCGATTGTGCAAATTCCAGAAGTGGAGGAATTGAACATCGGACATAGCATCGTCTCCCGCGCTGTTCTTGTAGGCATGGAACGGGCTGTTCGGGAAATGAAAGACATTCTTCTACGCTATCGTCAAGCGATAATGTAGGAGGTTCTTTTTCCATTCCTCCTGTAAGGTTTACTGGACTGCAATGAAGCAATCGCTATTCCGCTGGGAGTCGTGACGCCAACGTTGCGCTGACCACAGCGGGGGACATGAAGCTTTTCTTCAACGTTCCGCCTCACCGAGATATGAGTCCCGCGGTATCTGGATCGCAACAAAACTGATACCCAAACAAAGTATCCCAAGAGAGGAAGTGTAACATGTTGAGGATGACCAGAGCAGAGGTTTGAATTCAGAAAGCAGCGGGGTAGAGTTCAAGGGGATTTGGGCTTGGAATACGTGATCTGAGCGTTCCGGCGGAGTTGCTGGAGTGTTTGTTCCCGGAGATGCTCGGCGAAGGCTTCCAGAACTTCGGGCAGGCATTCCTCCAAAGGAGGAGCGGGACGGTAGGTACGTTCATGGACGTAAAACAAGTGGAAACCCAACTCCGACTCGATCACAGGGCTGAGTGTCCTCACGGGGAGTGTAAAAGCGTGTTGAAGCCAGCGTTCATCGTGGGGTATTGCGTGCCGGCTCCAGGTGCCTAAATCTCCGCCGGAAGAAGCGCTTGGGCAGTGGGAATACCGCCGGGCCGCTGAGGCAAAGTCGAGGCGCTGCGACATAATTTGTTCCCGCAATAATTCCAATCGCTTCTTGAGGCGTTGGCGTTCTCCTGCACTGGCGTGAGGATCAATCCGCAAGAGAATGTGACTGGCATGGGCAGTTGTACGTTCGAATCGCTCCTTGTGCGTGTGATAAAACACTCGGAGACGATCATCGGTCGCTTCCCGCTGGACGTAGCGTTGCCAACGGCTGTGGAGCGACCATAGGTTTTGTAGGTATTCTTCCGTGGTACCTATCTCGCGGCAGTAGTCGGCCAGGGTTCGCTGTTCGCGCCGCAAGCGTTGGATGAGCAAGTCCTTTTGTGTTGCAATCACTTGCGGCTCCACGGGGATGTTGTGCCGGTCTAAGAATTGTTCCAGCAGCTTATCATCAATCAGGTCATTGAGGATAGCGGTGCGGAGTGCATCGCGGTCCCGGTTTGTCAAGGGGAGTTGGCGGACCGCCGCCGCCAAAGCCGCTTCCAAAGCGGTGCGGGGAATCGGTGCCCCGTTGACATATGCCACGGTTTCCTCAGCGGCAGAGGAAGATGACGGGGAGGAGGTGGTCGGGTCTGGGTGGGCGGGAGCCAGATTTACCGG
The Thermogemmata fonticola genome window above contains:
- a CDS encoding putative signal transducing protein; this translates as MPVEEHPEDIVRVYSGPYVTAEIYQQILQEAGIPARVVGEELLASFGSAIPDVVELWVQRKDAEKAQAAIKLYEEQREERASRHTDFPKPKDDPLPRPPQ
- a CDS encoding pyridoxine 5'-phosphate synthase, with product MHTTSNVRLGVNIDHVATVRQARRAKEPDPVAAAILATLGGADGITVHLREDRRHIQDRDLFVLREIVTTRLNLEMSVADEIVAIALKVRPDEATLVPERRQELTTEGGLDVIAHESAVRAVVDRLKETGISVSLFIDPEPAQIEAACRVGAEAVELQTASYSEARTANAQIAELEKLRQAAHRAAEQGLHVHMGHGLNYSNVIPIVQIPEVEELNIGHSIVSRAVLVGMERAVREMKDILLRYRQAIM
- a CDS encoding peptidylprolyl isomerase yields the protein MLWPNLFFPSLLFFPSLAAFCFGLLPKGVSAATRSDVADPPPVNLAPAHPDPTTSSPSSSSAAEETVAYVNGAPIPRTALEAALAAAVRQLPLTNRDRDALRTAILNDLIDDKLLEQFLDRHNIPVEPQVIATQKDLLIQRLRREQRTLADYCREIGTTEEYLQNLWSLHSRWQRYVQREATDDRLRVFYHTHKERFERTTAHASHILLRIDPHASAGERQRLKKRLELLREQIMSQRLDFASAARRYSHCPSASSGGDLGTWSRHAIPHDERWLQHAFTLPVRTLSPVIESELGFHLFYVHERTYRPAPPLEECLPEVLEAFAEHLREQTLQQLRRNAQITYSKPKSP